Below is a genomic region from Nocardioides panacis.
GTACTGCAGGTCGACCTTGTAGCCGGCCGCCTCGAGCTGCTTCTTGATGTTGTTGCCGTCGGCGATCCAACGCTCCGACGACTTCGTGGGCATGGCGACACCGATGGTGCCCTTGTCCCCGCCACCGGCGGAGTCACTGCCGCCCCCGCAAGCCGCAAGGCTCAGGGCCAGAGCGGTGCCGGCGACTGTCGCGATCAACTTGCGCACTGACTTCTCCATCTCGTTGTTGCTCGGACTGCAGGGGCTCTCCCTGTCCGTCTTTCCTGTGTCTGCGCAGACATTCAGAACCCCTGCGCCAGTCGGTGGTACGCCTGGTTCCAGCGCAGCTCCTGGCGGAGCCGGCGGACCGTGGTGTCGGCGTCGATCAGCACCAGCTCGGTGCCGACCATATCTGCGAGGTCGCCGAGGTGCTCGGCCGTCAGCGCGGTGGACAGCACCGTGTGGTGCGGCCCGCCGGCGGTCAGCCAGGACTCGGTCGACGTGTGCAGGTCGGGGGCGGGCTTCCACACGGCTCGCGCGACGGGCAGCCGGGGCAGCGACTCCAGCGGAGCCACCACCTCGGCCTCGTTCGCGACGAACCGGAACCGGTCCCCGAGGTCGGAGGTGCCCAGGATGACGGCCTTGCCCGGGGCGGCGTCGAAGACCAGCCGGACCGGGTCCTCGCGGCCGCCGATCCCCAGCGGGTGGATCTCCAGGGTGGGCGTGCCGGTCGCGATCGACGGGCAGACCTCGAGCATGTGGGCGCCGAGGATCAGCTCCTCGCCGGGCACCAGGTGGTAGGTGTAGTCCTCCATGAAGGAGGTGCCGCCGGGCAGGCCGTCGGCGACCACCTTGAGGGTGCGCAGCATGACCGACGTCTTCCAGTCACCCTCGCCGCCGAAGCCGTAGCCGTCGGCCATCAGCCGCTGCACCGCGAGGCCGGGAAGCTGGCGGAGCCCGCCGAGGTCCTCGAAGTTCGTGGTGAACGCGGTGAAACCGCCCTCGGTGAGGAAGGACCGCAGGCCGAGCTCGATGCGCGCGCCGTAGCGCAGCGACTCGTGCCGCTCGGCGCCGGCGAGCAGCTCCGGGGCCACGTCGTAGAGGTCGGCGTACTCCTCCACGAGCACGTCGATCTCCTTGTCCGCCACTGCGTCGACGACCTCGACGAGGTCGTTGACGCCGTAGGTGTTCACCGACACCCCCCACCGCAGCTCGGCCTCGACCTTGTCGCCCTCGGTCACCGCGACGTTGCGCATGTTGTCGCCGAAGCGGGCGAGCCGCATCGTCGACAGCTCCGCACGTCCGAGGGCCGCACGCGTCCACGTCCCGACACGAGCCGTGACGCGCGGGTCGCTCACGTGACCGGCGACCGTCAGGCGGTCGAGGCCGAGCCGGGTCTGCATGAAGCCGAACTCGCGGTCGCCGTGGGCGGCCTGGTTCAGGTTCATGAAGTCCATGTCGATGTCGGACCAGGGCAGCTCGACGTTGGCCTGCGTGTGCAGGTGCAGCAACGGCTTGCGCAGCTGGTCGAGACCCGTGATCCACATCTTCGCCGGGCTGAACGTGTGCATCCAGGCGATGATCCCGACGCACGCGTCGTCGGCGTTCGCCTCCAGCATCACCCGGCGGATCGCGCCCGCGTCGGTGAGCACCGGCTTGGCTACGACCCGGGCCGGCACGTCGGCGGAGGCGCCGAGCGCGTCGGAGACCTGCCGGGACTGGTCGGCGACCTGCCGCAGCACGTCCTCGCCGTACAGCCCCTGGCTGCCGGTCAGGAACCAGATCTCACGGATGGTGGGGCCGGTCACGAGCTGCTCCCGAGGGTTGACGGAGTGGTCGCGGGCTGCTGCCCGTAGACGTTCTGGTAGCGGTCGTAGAGCGAGTCCACGTGGCTCTGGGCGATCGGGATCGTGTCGCCGAGCTGCCGGGCGACGTGCACGGTGCGGGCGACGTCCTCGAGCAGGACCGCTGCCTTCACGGCGGCCCGGGCGTCCTTGCCGACGGTGAACGGACCGTGGTTCTGCATCAGCACCGCCTTGGACCGGCTGCTGCGCAGGGTCGCGACGATGCCCTCGCCGATCGACTCGTCGCCGATCAGCGCGAACGGCCCGACGGGGATGTCCCCGCCGAACTCGTCGGCGATCATCGTCAGCACGCAGGGGATCGCCTCGCCGCGGGCCGCCCAGGCGGTGGCGTACGTCGAGTGGGTGTGCACGACCCCGCCGACCTCGGGCAGGTGCCGGTAGACGTAGGCGTGCGCCGCGGTGTCCGAGGACGGCGCGCGGTCACCCTCGACGAGGACGCCGTGCAGGTCGGTGACGACCATCGTCTCGGCGCTGAGGTCGTCGTAGGAGACGCCCGAGGGCTTGATCACCATCAGGTCCTGGCCGGGCACGCGGGCCGAGACGTTGCCGGCCGTCCAGGCGACCAGCCCGTTGCGGGTCAGCTCCGCGTGCAGGTCGGCGACGTGGGCACGCAGGACGGCGAGGGTGGCCGTGACGTCGGTGGTGAGGCTCATGCGTCGACCTCCGCCGGGGCCTGGGCGCGGACCTGGCGGCGCCGGGCCTTGAGCCGGTGCATGACCTCGTTGGCGCCGCGCCCGAAGTAGTCGTGCAGGGTGCGGTACTCGTCGTACAGCGCGTCGTAGGCGAGCACGTTGGCCGGGATGGGGACGTAGCGACCGCGGTCGAGGCGGCCCATCACCTCGGCGGCGGCGTGCACGTCGGGGTACTCCCCCGCCGCGACCGCTGCGTGGATCGCCGAGCCGAGGGCCGGGCCCTGCGTCGAGCCGATCGTGGAGAGCGGCAGGTTGGTGACGTCGGCGTAGATCTGCATCAGCAGCGCGTTCTTCAGCAGCCCGCCCGCCACGACGAGCTCCTTGACCGGGACACCCGCGCCGTCGAACGCCTCGATGATCGCGCGGGTGCCGAAGGCGGTGGCCTCCAGCAGCGCGCGGTAGACATCCTCCGGCCGGGTCGCGAGGGTCAGCCCGACGACGACCCCGGAGAGGTCGTGGTCGACGAGGACCGAGCGGTTGCCGCTGTGCCAGTCGAGGGCCACCAGGCCGTGCTCGCCGACGGCCTGCCGGGCGGCCAGCTCGGTGAGGTACTCGTGCACGCCGAGCCCCGCGGCGGCCGCGGCCTCACGGGTGGCGGCGGGGACCTGGTGGGTGAGGTACCAGCCGAAGATGTCGCCGACGCCGCTCTGGCCGGCCTCGTAGCCCCAGAGCCCCTGGGTGATGCCGCCCTCGACGACCCCGCACATGCCGGGCACCTCACGCAGCACGTCGCCGTTCATCACGTGGCACGTCGAGGTGCCCATGATCGCGACCATCTGGCCGGCCTCGACCGCGCGGGCGGCGGGGGCGGTGACGTGGGCGTCGACGTTGCCGGTGGCGACCGCGATGCCCTCGGGGAGACCGGTCAGCGCGGCGGCCTCCGCGGTCAGCGAGCCGACCCGGTCGCCGAGGCGGGCCATCGGCCGGTCGATCTTGTCCGCGACGAAGTCGGCGAAGGCCGGGTTCAGCTCGGCGAGGAAGTCGCGGCTCGGGTAGGTGCCGTCCTGGTAGATGCCCTTGTAGCCGGCGGTGCAGGCGTTGCGCGTGAGCGTCCCGCACAGCTGCCAGACGATCCAGTCGGCGGCCTCGACGAAGTGCGCCATCTCGGCGTAGACCTCGGGAGCCTCCTCGAGCATCTGCAGGCCCTTGGCGAACTCCCACTCCGAGGAGATCAGACCGCCGTAGCGGGCCAGCCACACCTCGGAGCGCTTGCGCGCCAGCTCGTTGAGCCGGTCGGCCTGGCCCTGGGCGGCGTGGTGGCGCCACAGCTTGACGTAGGCGTGCGGCTCCCCGGCCAGCCGGGGCAGCTCGGACAGCGGCGTGCCGTCGGCGGTGGTCGGCACCATCGTGCACGCGGTGAAGTCGGTGGCGATGCCGACGACCGCGGACGGGTCGACCCCGGCCTGCGCGAGGGCTGCCGGCACGGCGACCCGGAGCACGTCGACGTAGTCCGCGGCGACCTGCAGGGCCCACTCGGGCGCCAGCGGCGTGCCGTCGGGCAGCTCGCGGTCCAGCACGGCGTGCGGGTAGTCGTGGCTGGCGGTCCCGAGCTCGGCGCCGTCGGAGACGCGCACCACGAGGGCCCGGCCCGACAGGGTGCCGAAGTCCACGCCGATGACGACGCGGTCGGTGCTCACGGGCTGGCTCACGCACTCTCCTCGGGGATTGATGTGAACGCTCATGTGAGCGTTCACATTGGAGGAGTGTGTCGGTCGACACACGGGCCGGTCAAGCACCACGGGGATAAATCTTCGCGGCGCGCCCGGATTTCTTCCGCTGTGGACGTTTAGTTCCGCGGCCGGGGGGAGGTGGGGCGGTGGACTGCCGGACCACCAGGGTCGTCGGGACCAGGTCCGCGGTCGGCTGCTCCTCGCCCTCGAGCACCCGCTCCAGGATGTCCATCACCCGGCGGCCGAGCTCCGCGAAGTCCTGGCGGACCGTGGTCAGCGGCGGCTCGAAGTACTGCGCCTCGGGCAGGTCGTCGAAGCCCACGACGCTGACGTCCTCCGGCACCCGGCGGCCGGCCTCGTGCAGCGCCCGGATCAGGCCGAGCGCCATCTGGTCGTTGGCCACGAACACCGCGGTGACGTCGGCCTCCCGCGCCAGCGACGTCCCGGTGAGGTAGCCGCTGCGCGCGCTCCAGTCGCCGCCCCAGCGCAGCGGCGGGACCCGCCGGCCCTGCGCCTCCAGCTCGGCCCGCCACCCGTCCCGCCGGGCGTGTGACTCCGCCCAGCCCAGCGGGCCGGACAGGTGCACGACGGTCTCGTGACCGAGCGAGAGCAGGTGCGCGGTGGCCAGGCGGGCGCCCTGCGCGTTGTCGACCCCGGCGGTCAGCGGCGTCTCGGAGAGGTCGCCCTCGACGACCACGAAGGGGACGTCCAGCCCGAGCGAGTGCGCCTCGCGCAGCACGCTCTCGTGCGGGACGATCACCACGAGCGCCTCCACGGCCTGCTCGAGCAGCTGGTCCACGGCCGCGCGCAGCGCCTCCCGCGACATCGAGAGCACGCTGACGGTCGCGACCCGGTAGGCCGAGTCCCGGGCGGCCGCTTCCAGCGCGTGCAGCACGTTGGCCGGCCCGAACTGGCTGGTGCCCCAGGTGACGACCCCGAGGGTGCGCGACCGGGCGGAGGCGAGCTGCTTGGCGGCGAAGTTGCGGCGGTACTTCAGCTCCTCGACGGCGGCCATCACCCGGTCGTGCGTCTCGGGCCGGACCCCAGGCATGCCGTTCAGCACCCGGGAGACGGTCTGGTGCGAGACGCCCGCACGGGCCGCCACGTCGGCCATCCGCGCAACCCGCGGACGCTCGTGGGACGTGGGGCTCATGGGCCGATGCTAGGGCCACCCCTGGCGACGCTGACGACGTAGCCCGCCTCCGGCGCGTACGCCACGGCGTCCCAGGTCGAGAACCGGTCGACGACGTGCAGGTCGCAGGACGCCAGCGCGGCGTCGTACTCCTCGAGGGGGGTGACCGGGCAGCCGCGCGGCAGGTGCGCCCGGTCGAGGCCGAACCCGGCGACCAGCAGGCCGCCGTCGACGAGCAGCCCGGACAGCGCGGCGACGGTGCTCCCGAGCGTGCCCGGCGCGAGCAGCGGGACGACGTTCCCGGCCAGCAGCACCAGGTCGTACGGCGGTCCGGCGGCCAGCCCGGGCGGGAGGTCGGCGAGGTCGCCGGGCACCCAGGGCAGCGCGGGGTCCTGGTCCCGGGCGACCGCCAGCATGGAGTCGTCGACGTCGAGGCCGACGACGTCGAACCCCTGTGCGGCAAGGCGGATCGCCACCCGTCCGGTGCCGCAGCCGGCGTCGAGCACCCGCGCACCGGGTGTCAGCAGCGCCGCGCAGAACGACGCCTCGCCGTGCACGTCCGCCCCGCTCGCCGCGAGCGTCGCGAAGCGCGCGGCGTAGTCGCGGCCGGACGTGCCGCCGGTGAGCTCCTGCCAGCGGGTGGCCGGCCGGTCCGTGGCCATCGGCCGGTCCTCAGTAGTACCAGGGGAAGGGCGACCAGTCGGGCTCGCGCTTCTCCAGGAACGCGTCGCGACCCTCGACGGCCTCGTCGGTCATGTAGGCCAGCCGGGTCGTCTCACCCGCGAACAGCTGCTGGCCGACCAGGCCGTCGTCGAGGGCGTTGAAGGAGTACTTCAGCATCCGCTGGGACGTCGGCGACTTGGCGTTGATCTTGCGGCCCCACTCGAGCGCCTCCTTCTCCAGGTCGGCGTGGTCCACCACGCGGTTGACCATGCCCATCCGGTGCGCGTCCTCGGCGGTGTACTCCTCGCCCAGGAAGAAGATCTCGCGGGCGAACTTCTGGCCGACCTGGCGCGCGAGGTAGGCGGACCCGAACCCGCCGTCGAACGAGCCGACGTCGGCGTCGGTCTGCTTGAACCGCGCGTGCTCGCGGCTGGCCAGCGTGAGGTCGGCGACCACGTGCAGGCTGTGCCCGCCGCCGGCCGCCCAGCCGGGCACCACGCACAGCACGACCTTCGGCATGAACCGGATCAGCCGCTGGCACTCCAGGATGTGCAGCCGCCCGAGCCGGGCCTTGTCGACGGTCTCGGCGGTCTCCCCCTCGGCGTACTGGTAGCCGGCGCGGCCGCGGATCCGCTGGTCGCCGCCGGAGCAGAACGCCCAGCCGCCGTCCTTGGGGCTCGGGCCGTTGCCGGTCAGGATCACGCACCCGACGTCGCTGGAGACCCGCGCGTGCTCGAGGACCCGGAGCAGCTCGTCGACGGTGCCGGGGCGGAACGCGTTGCGCACCTCGGGACGGTCGAAGGCGATCCGCACGGTGCCGTGCGCGACGGCCCGGTGGTAGGTCAGGTCCTCCAGGTCCTCGAAGCCGGGGACCGCGCGCCAGGCGGTCGGGTCGAAGATCTCGGACACGTTGTCAGCCATGAGGGGAGGCTAGGGCACCCCCTCCCCCGACTTGTCAGGCGGTCGATCGGCCAGGGCCGATTGACCGCCTGACAAGTCGGGAAGAAGGAGGGGCATGACACTCAGTGGCGAGTACGAGCCCAGCCCCGAGCAGTGGGTGCGCGACCAGGTCGAGCGGTACGAGGCGTCCGGCGGCACCGAGGCCACCACGCTGCGCGGCGTCCCGGTCGTCGTGGTCACCTCCCGCGGCGCGAAGAGCGGCAAGATTCGCAAGAACCCGCTGATGCGGGTCGAGCACGACGGCCGGTACGCCCTGGTCGCCTCCAAGGGCGGTGCCCCGCAGCACCCCACCTGGTACTTCAACCTGGTGGCCCACCCGACGGTCGAGGTCCAGGACGGTCCCGACCGGCGCGAGTACGCCGTGCGGGTGCTCGAGGGCGACGAGCGCGCGGCCTGGTGGGAGCGGGCGGTCGCCGTCTGGCCCGACTACGCGGACTACCAGACGAAGACCGACCGCGAGATCCCGGTGTTCCTCGCCGAGCCGGCCTGAGAGCGGCCCGGTCCGCCGTCCGTCCGGCTCAGCGCAGCCGGAGCGCGAGCAGCGGGCACAGGTCGACGGCGCGCCGGGCGTGCTCCTCGAGCCCGGGCGCGACGTCGAGCGAGCGGTCCGCCCGCCGGGCGAGCGGGTAGCCCCACTCGTCGCGGGTCAGCACCTCCGGCAGCAGCTCGGCGCACAGGCCGTGCCCGTCGCAGCGGGTCCAGTCAACGTGCAGCGTGGACACCGCAGCCACCTCCCAGGTGCACGGCGACCTCGTCGGCGAACACCCGCATCGTGCTGGCCACGAAGCGCGCGGTGCCGTCGGGGTGCGCGCAGGCGCCCCGCCCGACGACCAGCTGGCGCATCCGGTGCACGTCGTCGACCAGCCGCGGGTCGCGCTCGCGGCGGGCCAGCCGGGTCAGGGCATCGGCCATCCGCGGCAGCCCGTTGACGCAGGGCCCGCACTGCCCGGCGACCTGCTCCGCGAGGTACGTCGCCACCGCGGCGCTCTCGACCAGGCCGCAGCGGTCCCGTCCGAGGACGGCGACCACGCCGGCGCCGACGGAGGCCCCGTGGGTCACCAGCGAGCTCTTCGACATCCGGGTGCCCGCCACGGCGCGGCCCGGGACCCAGGCCCCGTGGTAGCCGCCGACCAGCACCGCCTGCGCGTCGTGGGGCGAGCAGCCCGCCGCCGCGAGCAGGCTGCCCAGCGACGTACCGAAGGGGACCTCGAACACGCCGGGCGCCGGCACCGCGCCGCTGACCGTGGACAGGAAGGTGCCGGGCTCGTCGTCGGTGCCGACCGAGCGGAACCAGTGCGGGCCGAACCGGGCGAGCAGCGCGACGTGCGCCAGGGTCTCGACGTTGTGCACCAGGGTCGGGCGGCGGTGCACGCCGCGTTCGTAGACCCGGACGCTGCGGTCCGACGGCAGGCCGGGCCGGCCGTTCAGCGCGTTGACCAGCGCGGACTCCTCCCCCGACACGAACCGGTCCTCGACCTGCACGACCTCGATGCGCAGCGACTCCGCGCGCAGGCCGACCTGCTCGCGCAGGTGCTCGACGATCTCGGGACGCGCGGTGGTGAGGTAGGCCCGCCGGGCGCCGACGGCGCGGGCGGTCAGCACCAGGCCGTCGATGACCAGCTGGGGGGCGGCCAGCAGCAGGGTGCGGTCCTTGTCGCTGACCGGCTCGCCCTCGGAGGCGTTCCCGACCACCACCCCGTGGCCCTTCGCGGCGACGCCGCGCAGCTTGCGCGCCGACGGGAAGCCCGCGCCGCCCCGTCCGACGAGACCGGCGCGCTCCACGAGGTCCGGCAGGTCGACGTACGAGGCGAGCGGGCCGAACGTGTCGAGGTGGTCGCGCAACCCGGGACCCGGGGCGGCGAATAGCCGGCGGGTGTCGGTGGGAGCGGCGAGGCCGGGAGCGATCGTCATCGGGTCACTGCCTTCCGTGCGGGGAGCGTGCGGGGGATGCGGCGCTGGCCGCGCTGGCCGAACGAGCCGGAGGTGCGCCACCCGACGGCGGCGGCGACCGCGAGGACGCAGGTCGCGGCGACGGCCCGCATCCACAGCGTGCCGGCGTCGGTGCCGGTGCCGAGGGCGTGCAGGAGGGCCAGCGGCCACATCACGTAGGCCGACCAGTGCACGGCCCGGAACACGCGCGGGCCGACCCGGTGCCGCAGCAGGCTGGTGCCGACCAGCACGACGAGCACGTCGACCGCGAGCGTGCCGAGGCCCAGCCAGAACGGCCGGTACGTCGCCAGGAACGGGAACGCGAGGTCGACGAGCTTGAGCTGCGCGTAGGGGTCGAAGAGCAGCGTGCCCACGTGCACGGCGATCAGCCCGGTGCCGGCGAGGCTGGCGGTCTTGTGCAGGTCCGCGAACCCGAACCGGTTCAGGCCTAGGCCGGCGCGGCCCGAGCGGGTGGTGATGCCCAGGACCATCGTGACGGTGAACATCACCAGCGCGACCAGTCCGGTGCCGCGGCCGAGGTACCAGAGGGCTTCGGTGAGGTTCATGCCACCAGCCCCGTCGGCCAGCCGTCGGTGTGCACCAGCACGCCGTCGTGGCGCAGGAAGCGGGCCGGCAGGCCGAGGCCGCGGACCCAGTCGACGGCCCTCTCTCCGCGGACCAGCGAGGCGGTCGTGACCGCGTTGGCGTGCGCGCAGGTGCCGGCCGCGACCGTGACGCTGCGCCAGAACGGCCGGGCCGGCTGGCCGGTGCGGGGGTCGACGATGTGGTGCATCGTGCAGCCGCCGCGCACCCACCGCCGCGAGACGGTGCTGGAGGTGGCGATCGCGGAGCCGGCGGGCAGCTCGACCTGCGTCCACGGGTCCTCGTCGCGGTCCTGGACGTGCACCTGCCAGCCGGGGGCGGGTGCGGGCCCGGCGGTGGCGATGTCGCCGCCGAGGCTGACCAGCACCCCGGTGCCCAGCGCGCCGTGCACCAGCTCGGCGGCGCGGTCGGCGGCCACGGCCTTGGCGGTGGCGCCGAGGTCCAGCTCGACACCGGCGGGGAGCCGGAGCCGGGAGCCCTCGAGGCGCAGGCGGCGGTAGCCCGGCACCGGCCGGATCACCGCGCGCAGCGGGCCGGCGTCACCGGTGACCAGCTGCAGGTCGCGGTCGTAGCCGAGGCGACGCAGCGCGCCGCCGACCGTGGGGTCGACGTCGCCGTCGGTGAGCTCGGCGGCGGCCAGCGCCTCGGCGACGAGGTGCGCCATCGTCGGGGAGAGGGTCACCTCTCCGGAGCGCTCGGCCAGCCGGCAGATCTCGCTGTCGGCGCGGAACCGGTTGGCCGCGTCGTCGACCTGGGCGAGGTAGGAGTCGACCAGCTCGCGGGCGCTGCCGAGCACGCCGGGGTTGGTGACCACGAGACGCGCGCGGGTGCTCCACAGCTCCCACTCGACGGCGGCGGTGGTGGTGGCCATCTCAGGACCCGCTGGTCGAGGCGTTGGCCGACCCGCTGCCGGCCGACAGGCCGGGTGCGGTGCTGCTGCTGCTTGAGCCGGAGCCGCCGGAGGTGCTGGTCGAGCCCGTGCCACTGGTGCTGCCGCTGGTGCTGCCCTGGCTGGTGGTGCTCTGGGCCGCGCTCGTCGACCCGTTGTCCAGGGCACCGATGCCGAGCACCGCGGCGAGGCCGAGGGAGGCCGCCGCCGACGTACCGACGAGGGTACGGCGCAGGCGGCCGGCCCGTCGGACGGCGCGGTCCCGGTCGACGGGCTGCTCGGGTGATCGGTACTGGTCCATGGGGTCCTCGCTCGGTGGGGGTGTTCCTCCAACGATGAACCGGGTTCCTGTGCGGGCTCTTGGAGTCCCGCCGGGCTTCCCTGTGCAGTCCCTGTGAGCTCAGGAACCGCTGGTGCTGCCGTGGCTCTGCCCGAACCCGGGCTGCAGCCCGGGCGCCTGGGGCTGGCTCTGCTGCTGCGGCTGGGTCTCCTGCGGCTGCTGCCGGGGCTGGGCCTGCCCGCCGCCGTCGTCGCCGCTGTCGTCCTGCCAGCCGGAGAAGTCGTCGTCGCCCGAGCCGCCCGTGGTGCCACCGGTCGTGGTGCCGCCGACCTGGACCGGCTGCCCGGATCCGGAGGAGGAGCTGCCGGACGTCGCGTGCGGGGCGTGGGTCGCGACCACCCCGGCGACGCCGAGGGAGCCGGCGACACCCGCCGCGACGAGTCCGACGCGCAGTCGCCGGACGAGCCGGAGATGGGCGTCTCGCTGTGCCGAGGGGTCGCGTGTCATACCGCCAGGATGCGAGCCGTTCCTGAAGATGCTCTGTGAGACCGCTGGTCGGGCGGTGTGCGTCTGGGCCGGCCGCGCCGACCCGGCGTGTCTGGCGGCGGTCCGCCCGCCACAGGCGCCGGGTCGGCGGGGTCCGGGCCGCCAGAGGCGCCGGGTCGGCGGGTGGGACGTCCGGTGTGACCGTTGGCACACGGCGCCGGGAGGTCTAGGGTCACGCTGGATTAGTTGCCGCGGAGAACAAATCACCCGGAGGTAGACCCATGGCACCCCGCCCCACCCCTTCCGACCGCTTCACCTTCGGCCTCTGGACGGTCGGCTGGCAGGGCCGCGACCCGTTCGGGGACGCGACCCGTGCACCCGTCGACCCGGTCGAGTCCGTGCACCGCCTGGCCGGCCTCGGGGCCGCCGGCGTCACCTTCCACGACGACGACCTCATCCCGTTCGGCTCGTCCACCAGCGAGCGCGACGCGCACGTCTCGCGGTTCAAGGACGCCCTCGCCGAGACCGGCATGACGGTGCCGATGATGACCACGAACCTGTTCACCCACCCGGTCTTCAAGGACGGCGGCTTCACCAGCAACGACCGCTCGGTGCGCCGCTACGCGCTGCGCAAGGTGGCCCGCAACATCGACCTGGCGGCCGAGCTCGGCGCCCGGACCTACGTCTTCTGGGGCGGCCGCGAGGGCGCGGAGTACGACGGCGCCAAGGACGTGCGGGCCGCGCTCGACCGCTACCGCGAGGGCATCGACACGCTCGCCGCCTACGTGCTGGAGCAGGGCTACGACCTGCGCTTCGCGATCGAGCCGAAGCCCAACGAGCCCCGCGGGGACATCCTGCTGCCCACGGTCGGGCACGCGCTGGCCTTCATCGCCGAGCTCGAGCACCGGGACATGGTGGGCCTGAACCCC
It encodes:
- a CDS encoding class I SAM-dependent methyltransferase; this encodes MATDRPATRWQELTGGTSGRDYAARFATLAASGADVHGEASFCAALLTPGARVLDAGCGTGRVAIRLAAQGFDVVGLDVDDSMLAVARDQDPALPWVPGDLADLPPGLAAGPPYDLVLLAGNVVPLLAPGTLGSTVAALSGLLVDGGLLVAGFGLDRAHLPRGCPVTPLEEYDAALASCDLHVVDRFSTWDAVAYAPEAGYVVSVARGGPSIGP
- a CDS encoding NADH-ubiquinone oxidoreductase-F iron-sulfur binding region domain-containing protein yields the protein MTIAPGLAAPTDTRRLFAAPGPGLRDHLDTFGPLASYVDLPDLVERAGLVGRGGAGFPSARKLRGVAAKGHGVVVGNASEGEPVSDKDRTLLLAAPQLVIDGLVLTARAVGARRAYLTTARPEIVEHLREQVGLRAESLRIEVVQVEDRFVSGEESALVNALNGRPGLPSDRSVRVYERGVHRRPTLVHNVETLAHVALLARFGPHWFRSVGTDDEPGTFLSTVSGAVPAPGVFEVPFGTSLGSLLAAAGCSPHDAQAVLVGGYHGAWVPGRAVAGTRMSKSSLVTHGASVGAGVVAVLGRDRCGLVESAAVATYLAEQVAGQCGPCVNGLPRMADALTRLARRERDPRLVDDVHRMRQLVVGRGACAHPDGTARFVASTMRVFADEVAVHLGGGCGVHAAR
- a CDS encoding 1,4-dihydroxy-2-naphthoyl-CoA synthase; translation: MADNVSEIFDPTAWRAVPGFEDLEDLTYHRAVAHGTVRIAFDRPEVRNAFRPGTVDELLRVLEHARVSSDVGCVILTGNGPSPKDGGWAFCSGGDQRIRGRAGYQYAEGETAETVDKARLGRLHILECQRLIRFMPKVVLCVVPGWAAGGGHSLHVVADLTLASREHARFKQTDADVGSFDGGFGSAYLARQVGQKFAREIFFLGEEYTAEDAHRMGMVNRVVDHADLEKEALEWGRKINAKSPTSQRMLKYSFNALDDGLVGQQLFAGETTRLAYMTDEAVEGRDAFLEKREPDWSPFPWYY
- a CDS encoding LacI family DNA-binding transcriptional regulator yields the protein MSPTSHERPRVARMADVAARAGVSHQTVSRVLNGMPGVRPETHDRVMAAVEELKYRRNFAAKQLASARSRTLGVVTWGTSQFGPANVLHALEAAARDSAYRVATVSVLSMSREALRAAVDQLLEQAVEALVVIVPHESVLREAHSLGLDVPFVVVEGDLSETPLTAGVDNAQGARLATAHLLSLGHETVVHLSGPLGWAESHARRDGWRAELEAQGRRVPPLRWGGDWSARSGYLTGTSLAREADVTAVFVANDQMALGLIRALHEAGRRVPEDVSVVGFDDLPEAQYFEPPLTTVRQDFAELGRRVMDILERVLEGEEQPTADLVPTTLVVRQSTAPPPPGRGTKRPQRKKSGRAAKIYPRGA
- the araB gene encoding ribulokinase, coding for MSQPVSTDRVVIGVDFGTLSGRALVVRVSDGAELGTASHDYPHAVLDRELPDGTPLAPEWALQVAADYVDVLRVAVPAALAQAGVDPSAVVGIATDFTACTMVPTTADGTPLSELPRLAGEPHAYVKLWRHHAAQGQADRLNELARKRSEVWLARYGGLISSEWEFAKGLQMLEEAPEVYAEMAHFVEAADWIVWQLCGTLTRNACTAGYKGIYQDGTYPSRDFLAELNPAFADFVADKIDRPMARLGDRVGSLTAEAAALTGLPEGIAVATGNVDAHVTAPAARAVEAGQMVAIMGTSTCHVMNGDVLREVPGMCGVVEGGITQGLWGYEAGQSGVGDIFGWYLTHQVPAATREAAAAAGLGVHEYLTELAARQAVGEHGLVALDWHSGNRSVLVDHDLSGVVVGLTLATRPEDVYRALLEATAFGTRAIIEAFDGAGVPVKELVVAGGLLKNALLMQIYADVTNLPLSTIGSTQGPALGSAIHAAVAAGEYPDVHAAAEVMGRLDRGRYVPIPANVLAYDALYDEYRTLHDYFGRGANEVMHRLKARRRQVRAQAPAEVDA
- a CDS encoding nitroreductase family deazaflavin-dependent oxidoreductase → MTLSGEYEPSPEQWVRDQVERYEASGGTEATTLRGVPVVVVTSRGAKSGKIRKNPLMRVEHDGRYALVASKGGAPQHPTWYFNLVAHPTVEVQDGPDRREYAVRVLEGDERAAWWERAVAVWPDYADYQTKTDREIPVFLAEPA
- a CDS encoding ferredoxin codes for the protein MSTLHVDWTRCDGHGLCAELLPEVLTRDEWGYPLARRADRSLDVAPGLEEHARRAVDLCPLLALRLR
- a CDS encoding L-ribulose-5-phosphate 4-epimerase, with translation MSLTTDVTATLAVLRAHVADLHAELTRNGLVAWTAGNVSARVPGQDLMVIKPSGVSYDDLSAETMVVTDLHGVLVEGDRAPSSDTAAHAYVYRHLPEVGGVVHTHSTYATAWAARGEAIPCVLTMIADEFGGDIPVGPFALIGDESIGEGIVATLRSSRSKAVLMQNHGPFTVGKDARAAVKAAVLLEDVARTVHVARQLGDTIPIAQSHVDSLYDRYQNVYGQQPATTPSTLGSSS
- the araA gene encoding L-arabinose isomerase, with translation MTGPTIREIWFLTGSQGLYGEDVLRQVADQSRQVSDALGASADVPARVVAKPVLTDAGAIRRVMLEANADDACVGIIAWMHTFSPAKMWITGLDQLRKPLLHLHTQANVELPWSDIDMDFMNLNQAAHGDREFGFMQTRLGLDRLTVAGHVSDPRVTARVGTWTRAALGRAELSTMRLARFGDNMRNVAVTEGDKVEAELRWGVSVNTYGVNDLVEVVDAVADKEIDVLVEEYADLYDVAPELLAGAERHESLRYGARIELGLRSFLTEGGFTAFTTNFEDLGGLRQLPGLAVQRLMADGYGFGGEGDWKTSVMLRTLKVVADGLPGGTSFMEDYTYHLVPGEELILGAHMLEVCPSIATGTPTLEIHPLGIGGREDPVRLVFDAAPGKAVILGTSDLGDRFRFVANEAEVVAPLESLPRLPVARAVWKPAPDLHTSTESWLTAGGPHHTVLSTALTAEHLGDLADMVGTELVLIDADTTVRRLRQELRWNQAYHRLAQGF
- a CDS encoding ferric reductase-like transmembrane domain-containing protein — protein: MNLTEALWYLGRGTGLVALVMFTVTMVLGITTRSGRAGLGLNRFGFADLHKTASLAGTGLIAVHVGTLLFDPYAQLKLVDLAFPFLATYRPFWLGLGTLAVDVLVVLVGTSLLRHRVGPRVFRAVHWSAYVMWPLALLHALGTGTDAGTLWMRAVAATCVLAVAAAVGWRTSGSFGQRGQRRIPRTLPARKAVTR